One genomic window of Gemmatimonadota bacterium includes the following:
- a CDS encoding SIS domain-containing protein, producing the protein MSDASRISAGLRELALLTELVAAHPDGLDAIVAAMRRCLAEGGTLFFAGNGGSAADAQHLAAEYVVKYHATQRKALRALALTTDTSILTASANDLGADALFARQLEALARPGDVLVLHSTSGNSPNCLVAARRARELQVTTVAMLGGDGGALLGLVDHAFVVPDRRVNHVQEVHLAVQHQIAAILTTEFGG; encoded by the coding sequence ATGAGTGACGCCTCCCGGATCAGCGCCGGCCTCCGCGAGCTCGCCCTCCTCACCGAGCTCGTGGCCGCCCACCCCGATGGTCTCGACGCCATCGTCGCGGCGATGCGTCGCTGCCTGGCCGAGGGCGGCACGCTTTTCTTCGCGGGCAATGGCGGTTCCGCCGCCGACGCGCAGCACCTCGCGGCGGAATACGTCGTGAAGTATCACGCGACCCAGCGGAAGGCGTTGCGCGCCCTGGCGCTCACCACCGACACGTCGATCCTCACCGCGTCCGCCAACGACCTCGGCGCCGATGCGCTCTTCGCGCGGCAACTCGAGGCGCTTGCCCGACCCGGCGACGTGCTGGTGCTGCACAGCACGTCGGGGAATTCGCCCAACTGCCTCGTGGCGGCACGGCGGGCCCGCGAGCTGCAGGTCACGACCGTGGCGATGCTCGGCGGCGACGGTGGGGCGCTGCTTGGGTTGGTGGATCATGCGTTCGTGGTTCCGGACCGCCGCGTGAACCACGTGCAAGAGGTACACCTCGCCGTGCAGCACCAGATCGCCGCCATTCTGACGACCGAATTCGGCGGATGA
- a CDS encoding SDR family oxidoreductase, whose amino-acid sequence MISLQGKRILVTGGSRGIGRATALLCAKAGADVGITYHTRRADADAVAKAVRAMGRRAYVGGGDLGDPKRVAQCFAEVQAAFGGLDGFVANHGIWPAAETPLSAMAPERWRETLRVNLDSLFLTTRAAIGLMRGSGRIVMIASTAGQRGEAFHADYAASKGAMIALVKSLAIECAPGVAVNAVAPGWVDTEMTTTALGDPQARDAIAATIPVGRVATADDIAGPVLFLLSDLARHLTGEILNVNGGSVLCG is encoded by the coding sequence ATGATCTCGCTGCAGGGGAAGCGCATCCTGGTGACCGGTGGCTCGCGAGGGATCGGGCGTGCCACGGCGTTGCTCTGTGCCAAGGCCGGGGCCGACGTTGGCATCACCTACCACACCCGTCGAGCCGACGCCGATGCGGTGGCCAAGGCGGTGCGGGCGATGGGACGCCGGGCGTATGTGGGCGGCGGCGACCTCGGCGATCCGAAGCGCGTGGCGCAGTGCTTCGCCGAAGTGCAGGCCGCCTTCGGCGGGCTGGATGGCTTCGTGGCGAACCACGGCATCTGGCCGGCGGCCGAGACGCCTCTTTCCGCGATGGCGCCGGAGCGGTGGCGCGAGACACTGCGTGTCAATCTCGATTCTCTCTTCCTCACCACGCGCGCCGCCATCGGCTTGATGCGGGGCAGCGGGCGCATCGTGATGATTGCCTCGACGGCGGGGCAGCGCGGCGAAGCGTTCCACGCCGACTACGCCGCGTCGAAGGGGGCGATGATCGCCCTGGTAAAGTCCCTCGCGATTGAATGCGCGCCGGGGGTTGCCGTCAACGCGGTCGCGCCGGGGTGGGTCGACACCGAGATGACCACCACCGCGCTCGGCGATCCGCAGGCGCGCGACGCCATCGCGGCGACGATTCCGGTGGGCCGCGTGGCCACTGCCGACGACATCGCCGGGCCCGTGCTCTTTCTGCTCTCCGATCTCGCCCGGCATCTGACCGGCGAGATCCTCAACGTGAACGGCGGCAGCGTACTCTGCGGCTGA